The Brassica oleracea var. oleracea cultivar TO1000 chromosome C6, BOL, whole genome shotgun sequence genome includes a region encoding these proteins:
- the LOC106297291 gene encoding uncharacterized protein LOC106297291 yields the protein MDYKSVDEYNSVLFKTVSMLRLCGEVVTEEELLEKTFSTFHSSNIILQQQYRMKAPLPEANEIEKKNPNECNYIQNDKRSHGKGRGGYRNRDNYSNGRDRYLAGRKGNHNNRGRGSNPGRGRGGYGRGRGESLKDKNPEAHMVHDSGYEADKESNVANDDLMDFETSDCLKD from the exons ATGGATTATAAGTCAGTGGATGAGTACAATTCGGTCTTGTTTAAGACGGTCTCCATGCTGAGACTTTGTGGTGAAGTAGTAACCGAAGAAGAGTTACTCGAGAAAACATTCTCTACGTTTCATTCCTCAAACATAATTCTGCAGCAGCAGTACCGAATGAAAG CTCCATTACCAGAGGCCAATGAAATTGAAAAGAAAAATCCCAACGAGTGCAATTACATCCAGAATGATAAGAGATCACACGGCAAAGGCCGTGGTGGATACAGGAACCGTGACAATTACTCGAACGGCCGAGATAGGTACTTGGCCGGCCGGAAAGGAAACCACAATAACCGTGGTCGTGGTTCCAATCCCGGCCGTGGCCGAGGCGGTTATGGCCGAGGCCGAGGCG AAAGTCTTAAGGACAAGAACCCGGAGGCTCATATGGTCCATGATTCCGGATATGAGGCTGATAAAGAATCCAATGTTGCAAATGACGACCTGATGGATTTTGAGACTTCTGATTGTCTCAAAGACTAA
- the LOC106299492 gene encoding uncharacterized protein LOC106299492, whose protein sequence is MVAFVGLICHVNMFNSPSTLGQGRFHLFVSIQRNLSMEVDSMSEIEGESDNNSLKIHVHHDRKLLTGLYKELEEERSASVDAFIDAGKGGELAHEETMIIIGALGLSEKDTANGGRLTY, encoded by the exons ATGGTTGCTTTTGTTGGTTTGATTTGCCATGTAAATATGTTCAATTCACCATCGACGCTGGGACAGGGTCGGTTTCATCTCTTTGTTTCAATACAG AGAAACTTATCAATGGAAGTAGATTCTATGAGTGAAATCGAAGGAGAAAGTGATAATAATAGTTTGAAAATACATGTTCATCATGACAGGAAATTGCTGACTGGTTTATATAAAGAATTAGAGGAAGAAAGAAGCGCTTCAGTGGATGCATTTATAGAT GCTGGTAAGGGAGGTGAACTGGCACACGAGGAAACAATGATTATAATCGGAGCCCTAGGTTTAAGCGAGAAG GATACTGCGAATGGAGGACGACTGACTTACTGA